From Salvelinus fontinalis isolate EN_2023a chromosome 37, ASM2944872v1, whole genome shotgun sequence, the proteins below share one genomic window:
- the LOC129836000 gene encoding opioid growth factor receptor-like protein 1: MGRHRKVSGREINTLCNVRLSLCLSCRLFPLREQGLNLYAQELTQEEIKEFLSTREAKRRFLLAYTLMLDFYGIKLLDKIGNVTRASNWQERFQHLNESQHNYLRITRILKSLGELGFEAFKAPLVRLLLDEALCRGTLPNMLHSILEYYVYTIRPRSLRRSLLRYARQHYQPANTFLWGPPTRRRGAGAGPGPILERERSGGDPHRARNPLTKQDSGGGGDGGGEGKGTKGCTASTKSLQEAVKGEYIETVPLED; encoded by the exons atggggaggCATAGAAAAGTCAGTGGCAGAGAGATAAACACACTCTGTAACGTTCGTCTCTCACTTTGTCTTTCCTGCAGGCTTTTCCCTCTGAGGGAGCAAGGGCTCAACCTCTATGCTCAAGAACTCACTCAGGAGGAGATCAAG GAATTCCTAAGCACTCGGGAGGCCAAGCGGCGATTCTTGTTGGCATACACACTCATGCTGGACTTTTACGGAATCAAACTCCTGGATAAGATTGGGAATGTCACCCGAGCTTCCAACTGGCAAGAACGCTTCCAGCACCTCAATGA gTCACAGCACAACTACCTGCGGATCACGCGCATTCTCAAGTCTCTGGGTGAGCTTGGCTTCGAGGCCTTCAAAGCCCCCCTGGTGCGTCTGCTGCTGGACGAGGCTCTGTGTCGAGGCACCCTGCCCAACATGCTGCACAGCATCCTGGAGTACTACGTCTACACAATCCGCCCACGCTCCCTCCGCCGCAGCCTGCTCCGCTACGCACGCCAGCACTACCAGCCGGCCAACACCTTCCTCTGGGGGCCCCCGaccaggaggagaggagctggggcTGGGCCAGGACCCAtcctggagagggagaggagcggaggagaCCCCCATAGGGCTCGTAATCCGCTGACGAAGCAGGACTCAGGTGGAgggggggatgggggaggagaggggaagggaaccAAGGGCTGTACCGCTTCCACGAAATCCCTCCAGGAGGCGGTGAAGGGCGAGTACATTGAGACTGTACCACTGGAAGACTGA